CCGAACTGTCTCACGACGTTCTAAACCCAGCTCGCGTACCACTTTAAATGGCGAACAGCCATACCCTTGGGACCGACTTCAGCCCCAGGATGTGATGAGCCGACATCGAGGTGCCAAACACCGCCGTCGATATGAACTCTTGGGCGGTATCAGCCTGTTATCCCCGGAGTACCTTTTATCCGTTGAGCGATGGCCCTTCCATACAGAACCACCGGATCACTATGACCTGCTTTCGCACCTGCTCGAATTGTCATTCTCGCAGTCAAGCGGGCTTATGCCATTGCACTAACCTCACGATGTCCAACCGTGATTAGCCCACCTTCGTGCTCCTCCGTTACGCTTTGGGAGGAGACCGCCCCAGTCAAACTACCCACCAGGCACTGTCCGCAACCCCGATAAGGGGTCGACGTTAGAACATCAACACTACAAGGGTGGTATTTCAAGGACGGCTCCACCAACACTGGCGTGCTGGTTTCAAAGCCTCCCACCTATCCTACACATGTAGGGTCAATGTTCAGTGCCAAGCTGTAGTAAAGGTTCACGGGGTCTTTCCGTCTAGCCGCGGGTACACTGCATCTTCACAGCGATTTCAATTTCACTGAGTCTCGGGTGGAGACAGCGTGGCCATCATTACGCCATTCGTGCAGGTCGGAACTTACCCGACAAGGAATTTCGCTACCTTAGGACCGTTATAGTTACGGCCGCCGTTTACCGGGGCTTCGATCAAGAGCTTCGACCGAAGTCTAACCCCATCAATTAACCTTCCGGCACCGGGCAGGCGTCACACCGTATACGTCATCTTACGATTTTGCACAGTGCTGTGTTTTTAATAAACAGTTGCAGCCACCTGGTATCTGCGACTCTCAATAGCTCCATCCGCGAGGGACTTCACCGTCGAGAGCGTACCTTCTCCCGAAGTTACGGTACCATTTTGCCTAGTTCCTTCACCCGAGTTCTCTCAAGCGCCTTGGTATTCTCTACCCGACCACCTGTGTCGGTTTGGGGTACGATTCCTTACAATCTGAAGCTTAGAGGCTTTTCCTGGAAGCATGGCATCAATGACTTCACTACCGTAGTAGCTCGACGTCGTGTCTCAGCCTTAAGAAGAGCCGGATTTACCTAACTCTTCAGCCTACGCACTTGAACCTGGACAACCGTCGCCAGGCCCACCTAGCCTTCTCCGTCCCCCCATCGCAATTGTAAGAAGTACGGGAATATTAACCCGTTTCCCATCGACTACGCCTTTCGGCCTCGCCTTAGGGGTCGACTTACCCTGCCCCGATTAACGTTGGACAGGAACCCTTGGTCTTCCGGCGAGGGGGTTTTTCACCCCCTTTATCGTTACTCATGTCAGCATTCGCACTTCTGATACCTCCAGCATGCTTTACAACACACCTTCAACGGCTTACAGAACGCTCCCCTACCCAATGCACAAAAGTGCATTGCCGCAGCTTCGGTTTACTACTTAGCCCCGTTACATCTTCCGCGCAGGCCGACTCGACCAGTGAGCTATTACGCTTTCTTTAAATGATGGCTGCTTCTAAGCCAACATCCTGGCTGTCTGAGCCTTCCCACATCGTTTCCCACTTAGTAGTAATTTGGGACCTTAGCTGGCGGTCTGGGTTGTTTCCCTCTCCACGACGGACGTTAGCACCCGCCGTGTGTCTCCCGGATAGTACTTACTGGTATTCGGAGTTTGCAAAGGGTTGGTAAGTCGGGATGACCCCCTAGCCTTAACAGTGCTCTACCCCCAGTAGTATTCGTCCGAGGCGCTACCTAAATAGCTTTCGGGGAGAACCAGCTATCTCCAGGTTTGATTGGCCTTTCACCCCTAGCCACAAGTCATCCGCTAATTTTTCAACATTAGTCGGTTCGGTCCTCCAGTTGATGTTACTCAACCTTCAACCTGCCCATGGCTAGATCACCTGGTTTCGGGTCTATATCCAGAGACTGAGCGCCCAGTTAAGACTCGGTTTCCCTACGGCTCCCCTAGATGGTTAACCTTGCCACTGAATATAAGTCGCTGACCCATTATACAAAAGGTACGCAGTCACCCAACAAAGTGGGCTCCTACTGCTTGTACGTACACGGTTTCAGGTTCTATTTCACTCCCCTCACAGGGGTTCTTTTCGCCTTTCCCTCACGGTACTGGTTCACTATCGGTCAGTCAGTAGTATTTAGCCTTGGAGGATGGTCCCCCCATATTCAGACAGGATATCACGTGTCCCGCCCTACTCGATTTCACTGAATGTGCGTTGTCAACTACGGGGCTATCACCCTGTATCGCCGGACTTTCCAGACCGTTCGTCTAACGCATAAAAAGCTTAAGGGCTAGTCCAATTTCGCTCGCCGCTACTTTCGGAATCTCGGTTGATTTCTTTTCCTCGGGGTACTTAGATGTTTCAGTTCCCCCGGTTCGCCTCGTTATGCTATGTATTCACATAACGATACGTGCTTATGCACGTGGGTTTCCCCATTCAGAAATCCCAGACTCAAATGGTTGTTACTACCTAATCTGGGCTTATCGCAAGTTACTACGTCTTTCATCGCCTCTGACTGCCAAGGCATCCACCGTGTACGCTTAGTCACTTAACCATACAACCCCAAAGAGTTTCAGAAGAAATCTTGAGTTTGTTGTTTAAACAACCAAAGTTTGCTATCTCATTATTTGAATGAGCGAGATAGCGTTCGATTTTGCCGGACTCAAATATGTTTTGCTCCATTCGTTAAGAACGAAGTAAAACCCAAGAACACTTGAATGTGTATTGGTACCTACATCTTTAAAAGACATAGGATTTGAGAACTTTTATTAGATAACAATCAATCAAATTGTTATCTGTCAGCTTTCCAAATTGTTAAAGAGCTAATTACTTAAGATAAAGTAACCATTTTTAAAAGCACTCGTCTTTTTCAAGAAAGTACGCTTAAAGATGGTGGAGCTAAGCAGGATCGAACTGCTGACCTCCTGCGTGCAAGGCAGGCGCTCTCCCAGCTGAGCTATAGCCCCATTAAGGTGTCGATACTCTTGCCAATTCTTTTGGGGAAGAATTGGTGGGTCTGAGTGGACTCGAACCACCGACCTCTCGCTTATCAGGCGAACGCTCTAACCACCTGAGCTACAGACCCAGTATCGTCTCTTTTACTTATAAACCGTATCAATCTGTGTGGACACTTGTCGTGACTCATTTGTCTTCACTTTTAAAAAGTGAAAGCAAACTATCCGTATCGTATAAGGAGGTGATCCAGCGCCAGGTTCCCCTAGCGCTACCTTGTTACGACTTCACCCCAGTCATGAACCACAAAGTGGTAAGCGTCCTCCCGAAGGTTAAACTACCTACTTCTTTTGCAGCCCACTCCCATGGTGTGACGGGCGGTGTGTACAAGGCCCGGGAACGTATTCACCGTGGCATTCTGATCCACGATTACTAGCGATTCCGACTTCATGGAGTCGAGTTGCAGACTCCAATCCGGACTACGACGCACTTTTTGGGATTCGCTCACTTTCGCAAGTTGGCTGCCCTCTGTATGCGCCATTGTAGCACGTGTGTAGCCCTACTCGTAAGGGCCATGATGACTTGACGTCGTCCCCACCTTCCTCCGGTTTATCACCGGCAGTCTCCCTGGAGTTCCCGACATTACTCGCTGGCAAACAAGGATAAGGGTTGCGCTCGTTGCGGGACTTAACCCAACATTTCACAACACGAGCTGACGACAGCCATGCAGCACCTGTCTCAGAGTTCCCGAAGGCACCAATTCATCTCTGAAAAGTTCTCTGGATGTCAAGAGTAGGTAAGGTTCTTCGCGTTGCATCGAATTAAACCACATGCTCCACCGCTTGTGCGGGCCCCCGTCAATTCATTTGAGTTTTAATCTTGCGACCGTACTCCCCAGGCGGTCTACTTAACGCGTTAGCTCCGAAAGCCACGGCTCAAGGCCACAACCTCCAAGTAGACATCGTTTACGGCGTGGACTACCAGGGTATCTAATCCTGTTTGCTCCCCACGCTTTCGCATCTGAGTGTCAGTATCTGTCCAGGGGGCCGCCTTCGCCACCGGTATTCCTTCAGATCTCTACGCATTTCACCGCTACACCTGAAATTCTACCCCCCTCTACAGTACTCTAGTCTGCCAGTTTCAAATGCTATTCCGAGGTTGAGCCCCGGGCTTTCACATCTGACTTAACAAACCACCTGCATGCGCTTTACGCCCAGTAATTCCGATTAACGCTCGCACCCTCCGTATTACCGCGGCTGCTGGCACGGAGTTAGCCGGTGCTTCTTCTGTCGCTAACGTCAAACAACACCGCTATTAACGATACTGCCTTCCTCACGACTGAAAGTGCTTTACAACCCGAAGGCCTTCTTCACACACGCGGCATGGCTGCATCAGGCTTGCGCCCATTGTGCAATATTCCCCACTGCTGCCTCCCGTAGGAGTCTGGACCGTGTCTCAGTTCCAGTGTGGCTGATCATCCTCTCAGACCAGCTAGGGATCGTCGCCTTGGTGAGCCCTTACCTCACCAACTAGCTAATCCCACCTAGGCATATCCTGACGCGAGAGGCCTTGCGGTCCCCCTCTTTGGTCCCCTTCGTTTATAGAAAACGACATTATGCGGTATTAGCCATCGTTTCCAATGGTTATCCCCCACATCAGGGCAATTTCCTAGGCATTACTCACCCGTCCGCCGCTCGACGCCGTTATCATTCCCCGAAGGTTCAGATAACTCGTTTCCGCTCGACTTGCATGTGTTAGGCCTGCCGCCAGCGTTCAATCTGAGCCATGATCAAACTCTTCAATTTAAAGTTTTTTCGGCTCAATGAATACTGACTTCAAAACTCATCCTTACTTAAAAGTAAGAAGTAATTTTAAAGCTATTACCATTCCAACAGAATGATAATGAATTGACTGTGCCAAGTCTTTCGACTCGTTTGGTCACTCAGTTCACTGAAACCTAATTTGAAGCTAAAGCTTCTAATTGGATTATCATCAACGAGTGCCCACACAGATTGATAGGTCTATATTGTTAAAGAGCTTGGCTTTTTGAGAAGTTTTCTCTTAAAGCGGAGGTGAATTCTAGCGAGATAATTGAAAGTGTCAAACACTTTTTTCATTTATTTTCTTTAGAACTTCTTACCCTCTCTAACTCGACTGAAGCCTTGTTGCCTCTGCCGTGTCAGTGGATGCGCATTATAGAGAGTCCTTTATCTTTAGCAAGAAAAAAAACACTATTTATCTAAAAAAAGTACTTAAGTGACCAAAACTCATTCAAATGCTATTTTAATAACAAATCGCACTCAGCTTTATCACAATTTACCCACAAAAAACTGTGGATAACCCTCTAGAGCTTATGCAACTTTCCAAAGGAAGTGATATCAATTATTACTTAAATTTAACCCGCATAGTATCAACAGAATGTTGCTTAGCTAGTTTTGCTTCAAGCTGTGCTACCTTCAACTCTAACTGTTTCGTATACGCTGCTTGCTCTCTCTCTACTAGATTCTGAAAGCGTGAACAATCTATAGGCCTAGCACCACCAAAGCGATACGTAATTCTGACTCCAAATTGGGTCTGATCACCCTCATCAATATTTACGATACTATCACTGGCTTGAAAGCCTTCGTAGAGTCCTTGTCCTATCCCAGTACTAATTTCCCATGGTTGGAAATCAGACTGTTCACAGGAAGCACTATTTGCAGATCGAATCTCATTTGCAGATACATGTTGAAGACATAAAGTAAAAAGTATCGTGCTTACAAGTAAAAATTTCATTTGATAGCCTCTATTAAAAATAACTCAGCATCTGTGCAAATCCTTGAGCCTATACTTCCATGTAAGGCAACCGAACAAACCTTGAAATTTTGTGCTCCATGTTTGTGTTCTAATTCAACGGGTACGTCTATGCTTATCTCTTCATCACCTTCCATTAAAAAAATGTCACTCACTGGTCTATTGTTTACCTCAATGTAGTAACGCGTTTCTTCACCATAGTGACGAACTGTGATCGGGACAAAAGCTTCCGTAGTTAGATTCCAAGCATCTAGATTATCTACACCACCATAGCGAATAGGCATTTGAAAATGAGAAGTAACTGCAAATAACATTGTGGAATAAAACATTGATGAAAGAAGCGTTAGAGTAATTGATATATACTTCATATTGCTCTCAGAAAGTTTTTGAGGGCACTCTATACCCAAGTGACTTCAAGGTGCTTGATTCAGAGCGACCTTAACTCTCAGACTTTGTTAACGATTCTCAATGTAGAACGACTATATCTTCGAATCGTTGCCGCGCCTGAGGGTTAAGGTCATCTCGCTGAACGCAGCATCTTGAGGTTACTTGGGTATACAAGTGCCCTATTAATTTTGACTATCAATATTTTTTAGCAAAAAGTCTCTATTGAAATTAGCCACAATCTATATTCAAAATAGTTGTAACACGCAGTGTACTACCTGCTTCAAATCGAAATGATGGGATGTCCAAATTCAAACGTACATTGGTATCAATACCACTAACTACTTGAAATGAATCATTCGGCTCAACAGACTGTATCCCAACAAGACCGTTATCAATGTCAAAACTTGAACGGGCTTCAACATCGGTTTTGTTACCACTGGTGCCGAAATTGTTTTGTTCATCCCAAACACTAAAGTCACTCATAGTTATCGTCGCATAGCCATCGTTTCCATTATTGATAACCTTAAATTTTGCTGGCGCTTCATTATTGAAATGTGAGTTTTTTTCGTCAGAGAAACGAATAGAACCTTCTAAGTCGGCGTTTTCCATTACAAAGCCACATGTAAGTGGAATAGTTTCAGAAAATTGCAGCTTCGTCTCTGATGCCGATATCGCATTAAATGAAGCGACTAACGCGAAAAATGAAATGACATTGCGTTTCATGTTTTACCCTTAAGTGATTACCCATTATTAAGTACTAGTACTAATAAGAGAAACAGATTGCCCTCGTACTATTTTGAATGCCGAATATGAACCTTATCGACGTGCACAATATACACATTACGTACTGGGTACGCAATGTGTATCAGAGGGTTTATTAGAAAATATCATCAACTATCATGAAAATGCTTATGCCCGTGAGACTCCTTACGCCATAAATACTCAAGGATAACCCATATAAACAACTGATTATATTGAAGAAATAAAAGAATTTAAATTGATTGATGATTGTTACAATCCCTTACATAACAAACATCATGAATAGCATTCAAACAACACTTTCAACCTAACCATAGCATTTACTCTAGTCGTCTAGTCCCAGCTATGTAAAAATGTTAGCTTAAGTATAAATTTACAAGACGTAATAACACATGGCTAGAATTACTACTGAAGAAAAAGAACAAAAAAAGAAGATGATGGATGAGCGGATCTTCCAACTTTTTCTATCAGAAGGCTGGGAGGCTGTCACTTACGATCGGTTAGCAAAAGAGCTGAACTTACGTAAGAGTAGTATCCAATCCTACTACCCCAAAAGTATTGCTTTTGCTACAGCCCTGCAAGGTAGAATTTTTCCTATCGTAATCCAAAAACTCAACTTCAAATCAAAACAGCAATTCATTGAATCTTGGTTAGCAGCCTACAGTGATGAACAATGTCATATATTTAAAGAAGTAGTAAAAATGTTGCTGAATAACATAATAAAAAGCAGCACAAGCCCCCACTCACTGAAAGCCATAATGAGATTACAAAATTTATTAGCTCAAAATATTGGCGAAGAAGAGGCAGGTAAGACTATCAAGATAGTTTTAGGGGAAACCCTTTATATACAAATGCAACAATAACGCTAAAGTACAACAGCCTGACCTTGTGCTTAAATCACAGATTCCCAGCACAATATCGCGGTGAGCAGCTTTGATATTGCAACAAACAAAAAAGCCTCGACGTAAGTCGAGGCTTTTTTGTTTTAATATGGTACCGGTGGGCGGACTTGAACCGCCACGCCCGAAGGCAACGGATTTTGAATCCGTCGTGTATACCAATTTCACCACACCGGCATCTTGGGATGTTATCCCTTTGATGCTTGGCATTATACGTATGCTTTTTGTCTACGCAAGAAAAAATCCTTAAATAACTTCTGTTTGTCGATATTTTCACCAAAGCAATGCATTTAAAGCCATCATGAACAAAAAAAGCTCGCAAATCCTTCATCTTGAGACGGTTAGAACGCTCCGAGGTTGAGTGAATGACTCTAAATTGATACCAACATGAAAGACTGTGGGTTCGCTCTCTTTTCACCACGAACGGTTATCGATATTCTGAAAACTACTATTTAATCAGCAGTAATGGCGCGCTCATGACTTCAACTACCCTTCCACCCGCTGGTTTTCTCCGACGATGCGGGGCTCTGTTCTACGACTCTTTAATTATCTTAGCGATTGAAATGATGGCTGCAGGAATTGTCATCGCGATTGTTTTTGCACTCAAAGCAGCAGGCATTGTTGATTACGGCCTTTATCGTGATGCTGCTGAGATGCTCAGTAAACACCCTATTTTAAGCCCTCTATTTAGCTTTTATCTGCTTGCTATAGCTATCTACTTTTTCGTTTTCTTCTGGACACGAGCTGGGCAAACTCTGGGAATGCGAGCGTGGAAAATACAAATTAGGAATCAAAAGGATGCAAAGACGATTACTATCCAACAAGCACTTTTACGCCTCTTAGTCTCCTGTTTTGGCGTCGCCAATTTGACCGCTATCATCGATCCCAAAAAACGCGGTCTGCATGATATGTTGGCGAAAACGGAAGTGGTTGTGCTACCTGTCGCCAAATAAAATCAAAGGAGGTATCAAACCTCCTTCGATTTGCTCGTTTTTTGTCGCCCCATTCGCAAGGCAAACAATTGATTAAAGACTAGTGTTTGCGTCTCAATAACATGATCGCAATAGCTAAGAAGACTAAACTTGGGGCAAGCGCTCCAAAAACAGGCGGGATGTTGTACACCAGTGTAAGCGGGCCAAAGAATTCACTCGATATATAAAAAACAAACCCCGCGATCACCCCTGATAGCACTCTTGCTCCCATTGTTACACTTCGCAGCGGCCCAAAAACAAAGGACAAGGCCATCAACATCATGACGGCAATGGAAACAGGCTGAAATAGCTTACGCCAAAAAGCAAGCTCGTAACGGGATGCGTCTTGCTCTGATTCTTTCAAATAGCGTTGATAGTCATACAAACCACTTAGAGGCAGCTCTTCTGGTCTTGTCGCAACCACAGCAAGTTTGTCAGGTGTTAGAGACGTTTCCCAATCTAAACTCTCAACATCACGCTTGGTGATCACGCTCGGATCCGTTAAGTCCGTCACCTGAACACGCTTCATCAGCCACATGCTCTCTTTTTGATAATCAACTTGTTCAGCAAACGTGACCGTTTCAAGCTGCTTGTCTTGATTAAAATGCCAAACATTTAAACCATAAAGCGTGCCCTCTTCTGCTTTACCAATAAAAATAAAGTCGTTGCCATCTCTTGCCCAAACTCCCGCTTGAACCGAAACGAGGCTCCCCCCAGATAAGGCAAATGCTTTCATATCACGCGCAAGTTTTTGAGCTTGAGGCGCTCCCCACTGGCCTAATATCATGACTAATACCATCAAAGGCACCGCTGTTTTTAGTACTGATAAACCAATATCAAGTTTTGAAAAGCCAGCCGCTTGCATAACCACCAGCTCTGAGCTTGAAGCCAACATTCCTAAACCGATAAGGGAGCCGAGCAGCACCGCCATTGGAAAAAATATCTCCA
This window of the Vibrio azureus genome carries:
- a CDS encoding TetR/AcrR family transcriptional regulator; translation: MARITTEEKEQKKKMMDERIFQLFLSEGWEAVTYDRLAKELNLRKSSIQSYYPKSIAFATALQGRIFPIVIQKLNFKSKQQFIESWLAAYSDEQCHIFKEVVKMLLNNIIKSSTSPHSLKAIMRLQNLLAQNIGEEEAGKTIKIVLGETLYIQMQQ
- a CDS encoding RDD family protein; its protein translation is MTSTTLPPAGFLRRCGALFYDSLIILAIEMMAAGIVIAIVFALKAAGIVDYGLYRDAAEMLSKHPILSPLFSFYLLAIAIYFFVFFWTRAGQTLGMRAWKIQIRNQKDAKTITIQQALLRLLVSCFGVANLTAIIDPKKRGLHDMLAKTEVVVLPVAK
- the lptG gene encoding LPS export ABC transporter permease LptG translates to MFKILDLYIGRTIVSTIALVLATLIGLSGIIKYIDQLGKVGRGTFDLMQALYYVLLSIPRDLEIFFPMAVLLGSLIGLGMLASSSELVVMQAAGFSKLDIGLSVLKTAVPLMVLVMILGQWGAPQAQKLARDMKAFALSGGSLVSVQAGVWARDGNDFIFIGKAEEGTLYGLNVWHFNQDKQLETVTFAEQVDYQKESMWLMKRVQVTDLTDPSVITKRDVESLDWETSLTPDKLAVVATRPEELPLSGLYDYQRYLKESEQDASRYELAFWRKLFQPVSIAVMMLMALSFVFGPLRSVTMGARVLSGVIAGFVFYISSEFFGPLTLVYNIPPVFGALAPSLVFLAIAIMLLRRKH